A DNA window from Streptomyces parvus contains the following coding sequences:
- a CDS encoding phosphatidylinositol mannoside acyltransferase translates to MSALKGRLTDGLYGLGWGAVKKLPEPAAARLFRTIADQVWKRRGKSVLRLESNLARVVPDAGPERLAELSRAGMRSYMRYWMESFRLPTWSPERIRASIDVQDVHHVTEGLDAGKGVIVALPHLGNWDLAGAWVTTDLKVPFTTVAERLEPATLYDRFVAYREGLGMEVLPHSGGAAFGTLARRLRAGGLVCLVADRDLSASGVEVSFFGATARMPAGPALLAQQTGARLLPVTLWYDGTPVMGARVHPAVEVPAEGTRTEKASAMTQALADAFAGGIAEHPEDWHMLQRLWLDDLDPRGGPK, encoded by the coding sequence GTGAGCGCGCTCAAGGGCCGGCTCACCGACGGGCTGTACGGGCTGGGCTGGGGCGCGGTCAAGAAGCTGCCCGAGCCCGCCGCCGCCCGTCTCTTCCGCACTATCGCCGACCAGGTCTGGAAGCGGCGCGGCAAGAGCGTGCTGCGCCTGGAGTCCAATCTGGCGCGGGTCGTCCCCGACGCCGGACCGGAGCGGCTGGCCGAGCTGTCGCGGGCCGGGATGCGCTCCTACATGCGCTACTGGATGGAGTCGTTCCGGTTGCCGACCTGGAGCCCGGAGCGGATCAGGGCGAGCATCGACGTCCAGGACGTCCACCATGTGACCGAGGGCCTGGACGCCGGGAAAGGCGTGATCGTCGCCCTGCCCCACCTGGGCAACTGGGACCTCGCGGGCGCCTGGGTCACCACCGACCTCAAGGTCCCCTTCACCACCGTCGCCGAACGGCTGGAGCCCGCCACCCTCTACGACCGGTTCGTCGCCTACCGCGAGGGCCTCGGCATGGAGGTCCTGCCGCACAGCGGCGGGGCCGCTTTCGGGACCCTGGCCCGGCGGCTGCGCGCGGGCGGCCTGGTCTGCCTGGTCGCGGACCGGGACCTGTCCGCGTCCGGGGTCGAGGTGTCGTTCTTCGGCGCCACCGCCCGGATGCCCGCGGGCCCGGCGCTGCTCGCCCAGCAGACGGGCGCACGGCTGCTGCCGGTCACCCTCTGGTACGACGGCACGCCGGTGATGGGCGCCCGCGTCCACCCGGCGGTCGAGGTGCCCGCGGAGGGCACCCGTACCGAGAAGGCCTCCGCGATGACGCAGGCGCTGGCCGACGCCTTCGCCGGCGGGATCGCCGAGCACCCGGAGGACTGGCACATGCTCCAGCGGCTCTGGCTGGACGACCTGGATCCCCGGGGGGGACCGAAGTGA
- the pgsA gene encoding phosphatidylinositol phosphate synthase has protein sequence MLNKYARAFFTRVLTPFAALLLRLGVSPDAVTLIGTAGVMAGALVFFPMGEFFWGTIVITIFVFSDLVDGNMARQAGISSRWGAFLDSTLDRVADGAIFAGFALWYAGSGDDNILCAVAIFCLASGQVVSYTKARGESIGLPVAVNGLVERAERLVISLVAAGLAGLHKFGVPGIDVLLPIALWIVAVGSLVTLIQRVVTVRRESAEADAAEAAPAGSAGQGSEADR, from the coding sequence ATGCTGAACAAGTACGCGCGTGCATTCTTCACGCGTGTCCTCACACCGTTCGCCGCTCTGCTGCTCCGCCTCGGGGTCAGCCCCGACGCGGTCACTCTCATCGGTACGGCCGGAGTGATGGCAGGTGCGCTGGTCTTTTTCCCGATGGGGGAGTTCTTCTGGGGCACGATCGTCATCACGATCTTCGTCTTCTCCGACCTCGTCGACGGCAACATGGCGCGGCAGGCCGGGATCTCCAGCCGGTGGGGCGCGTTCCTCGACTCGACGCTGGACCGGGTCGCGGACGGGGCGATCTTCGCCGGGTTCGCCCTCTGGTACGCGGGCAGCGGTGACGACAACATCCTCTGCGCCGTCGCGATCTTCTGCCTGGCCAGCGGCCAGGTGGTCTCGTACACGAAGGCGCGCGGCGAGTCGATCGGGCTGCCGGTCGCGGTCAACGGCCTCGTGGAGCGCGCCGAGCGCCTGGTGATCTCCCTGGTCGCCGCCGGTCTCGCCGGACTGCACAAGTTCGGCGTCCCCGGCATCGACGTCCTGCTCCCGATCGCCCTGTGGATCGTCGCCGTCGGCAGCCTCGTGACGCTGATCCAGCGGGTGGTGACCGTACGCCGCGAATCGGCGGAGGCGGACGCCGCCGAGGCAGCCCCCGCGGGCTCCGCCGGGCAGGGCAGCGAGGCCGACCGGTGA
- a CDS encoding HIT domain-containing protein → MLIGMTSEPEQQIGVGTPDAFQRLWTPHRMAYIQGENKPSGPGAEDGCPFCSIPAKSDEDGLVVARGEHVYAVLNLYPYNGGHLMVVPFRHVADYTELDGPETAELADFTKRAMVALRAASGAHGFNIGTNQGSVAGAGIAAHLHQHLVPRWGGDTNFMPVIGHTKVLPQLLGDTRAMLADAWPTGELPAR, encoded by the coding sequence ATGCTGATCGGCATGACGAGTGAGCCGGAGCAGCAGATCGGCGTGGGGACGCCCGACGCATTCCAGCGCCTGTGGACGCCCCATCGGATGGCGTACATCCAGGGCGAGAACAAGCCGAGCGGCCCGGGTGCCGAGGACGGCTGTCCGTTCTGTTCGATCCCGGCCAAATCCGACGAGGACGGGCTCGTCGTGGCCCGCGGCGAGCACGTCTACGCGGTGCTGAACCTGTATCCGTACAACGGCGGCCACCTCATGGTCGTGCCGTTCCGGCATGTCGCCGACTACACCGAGCTGGACGGGCCGGAGACCGCGGAGCTGGCGGACTTCACCAAGCGGGCGATGGTCGCGCTGCGCGCCGCCTCGGGGGCGCACGGCTTCAACATCGGCACGAACCAGGGCTCCGTCGCCGGCGCCGGGATCGCCGCCCACCTGCACCAGCACCTGGTGCCGCGCTGGGGCGGGGACACCAACTTCATGCCGGTCATCGGCCACACCAAGGTGCTGCCCCAGCTGCTGGGCGACACCCGGGCGATGCTGGCCGACGCCTGGCCGACGGGCGAACTGCCGGCCCGCTGA
- the pdxS gene encoding pyridoxal 5'-phosphate synthase lyase subunit PdxS: MSTLPSTPQSAESAATGTARVKRGMAEQLKGGVIMDVVDAEQAKIAEDAGAVAVMALERVPADIRKDGGVARMSDPNMIEEIIGAVSIPVMAKSRIGHFVEAQVLQSLGVDYIDESEVLTPADEVNHSDKFAFTTPFVCGATNLGEALRRIAEGAAMIRSKGEAGTGNVVEAVRHLRQIKNEIARLRGFDNNELYAAAKDLRAPYELVKEVAELGKLPVVLFSAGGVATPADAALMRQLGAEGVFVGSGIFKSGDPAKRAAAIVKATTFYDDPKVIADASRNLGEAMVGINCDTLPESERYANRGW; this comes from the coding sequence GTGTCCACGCTTCCCAGCACCCCGCAGTCCGCCGAGTCCGCCGCCACCGGCACCGCCCGCGTCAAGCGCGGCATGGCCGAGCAGCTCAAGGGCGGCGTGATCATGGACGTCGTCGACGCCGAGCAGGCGAAGATCGCCGAGGACGCGGGCGCCGTGGCCGTCATGGCCCTGGAGCGGGTCCCCGCCGACATCCGCAAGGACGGCGGCGTGGCCCGGATGTCCGACCCCAACATGATCGAGGAGATCATCGGGGCCGTCTCCATCCCGGTCATGGCCAAGTCCCGCATCGGCCACTTCGTCGAGGCCCAGGTCCTCCAGTCCCTCGGTGTCGACTACATCGACGAGTCCGAGGTCCTGACCCCGGCCGACGAGGTCAACCACAGCGACAAGTTCGCCTTCACCACCCCCTTCGTCTGCGGCGCCACCAACCTGGGCGAGGCCCTGCGCCGCATCGCCGAGGGCGCGGCCATGATCCGCTCGAAGGGCGAGGCCGGCACCGGCAACGTCGTCGAGGCCGTCCGCCACCTGCGCCAGATCAAGAACGAGATCGCGCGTCTGCGCGGCTTCGACAACAACGAGCTGTACGCCGCCGCCAAGGACCTGCGTGCCCCCTACGAGCTGGTCAAGGAGGTGGCGGAGCTCGGCAAGCTGCCCGTCGTGCTGTTCTCCGCCGGTGGCGTCGCCACCCCCGCCGACGCCGCCTTGATGCGCCAGCTCGGGGCTGAGGGCGTCTTCGTCGGCTCCGGCATCTTCAAGTCCGGCGACCCGGCCAAGCGCGCCGCCGCCATCGTGAAGGCCACCACCTTCTACGACGACCCGAAGGTCATCGCGGACGCCTCCCGCAATCTGGGCGAGGCCATGGTCGGCATCAACTGCGACACCCTGCCCGAGTCCGAGCGCTACGCCAACCGCGGCTGGTAA
- the ruvC gene encoding crossover junction endodeoxyribonuclease RuvC encodes MRVLGVDPGLTRCGVGVVEGVAGRPLTMLGVGVVRTPADAELGDRLVAVERGIEAWLDEYSPGCVAVERVFAQHNVRTVMGTAQASAIAMLCAARRGIPVALHTPSEVKAAVTGSGRAEKAQVGAMVTRLLRLDAPPKPADAADALALAICHIWRAPAQNRLQQAVAAHRTSGAPGALGAARAPGVSRTPRTSGTPGSSGTTPGVTGTSGTTPGATGTPRTPGTPRTLKGRTA; translated from the coding sequence ATGCGGGTTCTGGGCGTTGACCCGGGACTGACCCGGTGCGGTGTCGGCGTGGTCGAGGGGGTCGCGGGCCGCCCGCTGACCATGCTCGGCGTCGGCGTCGTGCGCACCCCGGCCGACGCGGAGCTGGGTGATCGGCTCGTCGCCGTGGAGCGGGGCATCGAAGCCTGGCTCGACGAGTACTCCCCGGGTTGTGTGGCGGTGGAGCGGGTCTTCGCCCAGCACAACGTCCGTACGGTGATGGGCACCGCCCAGGCCAGCGCGATCGCCATGCTCTGCGCCGCCCGCCGGGGCATCCCGGTCGCCCTGCACACGCCCAGCGAGGTCAAGGCCGCCGTCACCGGATCGGGCCGCGCGGAGAAGGCCCAGGTCGGGGCCATGGTGACCCGGCTGCTCAGACTGGACGCGCCGCCCAAGCCCGCCGACGCCGCCGACGCCCTGGCCCTCGCCATCTGCCACATCTGGCGGGCTCCCGCGCAGAACCGGCTCCAGCAGGCGGTGGCGGCCCACCGCACGTCCGGCGCCCCCGGGGCCTTGGGCGCCGCCCGTGCGCCCGGTGTCTCGCGCACGCCGCGCACATCCGGTACACCCGGCTCGTCCGGCACCACTCCCGGCGTCACCGGTACCTCGGGCACCACTCCCGGCGCGACCGGCACCCCCCGTACCCCCGGCACGCCTCGCACGCTGAAAGGCCGCACCGCATGA
- the pdxT gene encoding pyridoxal 5'-phosphate synthase glutaminase subunit PdxT — MSDTPVIGVLALQGDVREHLIALASADALARPVRRPEELAEVDGLVVPGGESTTMSKLAVLFGMMEPLRERVRSGMPVYGTCAGMIMLAEKILDPRSGQETVGGIDMIVRRNAFGRQNESFEAAVEVAGVDGGPVEGVFIRAPWVESVGAEAQVIAEHGGHIVAVRQRNALATSFHPELTGDHRVHALFVDMVRAVK, encoded by the coding sequence ATGAGTGACACCCCTGTGATCGGTGTCCTGGCGCTCCAGGGCGACGTACGGGAGCACCTGATCGCCCTGGCCTCGGCTGATGCCCTGGCCAGGCCGGTCCGGCGCCCCGAGGAGCTGGCGGAGGTCGACGGTCTGGTCGTCCCGGGCGGCGAGTCGACCACCATGTCCAAGCTGGCGGTCCTCTTCGGCATGATGGAGCCGCTGCGCGAGCGGGTCCGGTCCGGGATGCCCGTCTACGGCACCTGCGCCGGCATGATCATGCTGGCCGAGAAGATCCTCGACCCGCGCTCGGGCCAGGAGACCGTCGGCGGCATCGACATGATCGTGCGGCGCAACGCGTTCGGCCGGCAGAACGAGTCGTTCGAGGCCGCGGTCGAGGTCGCCGGGGTCGACGGCGGCCCCGTGGAGGGCGTCTTCATCCGCGCCCCCTGGGTGGAGTCCGTCGGGGCCGAGGCGCAGGTCATCGCCGAGCACGGCGGTCACATCGTGGCCGTACGCCAGCGAAATGCCCTCGCCACGTCGTTCCATCCCGAACTGACCGGCGACCATCGCGTGCACGCTCTGTTCGTGGACATGGTGCGCGCAGTGAAGTGA
- a CDS encoding potassium channel family protein yields MSDRTAPDPPARLTRWEQRTEVPLFAAGLLFLAGYAVRVLTPHEAEPWNGVALILVWSTWLLFLADYATRLHLSGLGARFVRAHWLDTLVLLLPLLRPLRMVRVYQAVQRRRDRPRLSLYARVMSYAGLTAVLLGFAAALAVYHFEHPAPGASIRSFGDAVWWACATLTTVGYGDATPVTFWGRVVAAGLMTGGLALLGAVTGSFSSWLIQVFTSEDEKRPPEHG; encoded by the coding sequence ATGAGCGACCGAACCGCCCCCGATCCACCCGCCCGGCTGACCCGCTGGGAGCAGCGCACGGAGGTGCCGCTCTTCGCCGCGGGGCTGCTCTTCCTGGCGGGGTACGCGGTCCGGGTGCTGACCCCGCACGAGGCGGAGCCCTGGAACGGCGTCGCCCTGATCCTCGTCTGGTCGACCTGGCTGCTCTTCCTCGCCGACTACGCGACCCGGCTGCACCTCAGCGGCCTGGGCGCGCGCTTCGTCCGCGCGCACTGGCTCGACACCCTGGTCCTGCTGCTGCCGCTGCTGCGCCCGCTGCGCATGGTGCGGGTCTACCAGGCGGTGCAGCGCCGCCGCGACCGGCCGCGGCTGAGCCTGTACGCGCGGGTGATGTCCTACGCCGGCCTGACCGCCGTCCTCCTCGGCTTCGCCGCGGCGCTCGCGGTCTACCACTTCGAACACCCGGCCCCCGGCGCCTCCATCCGCAGCTTCGGCGACGCGGTGTGGTGGGCGTGCGCGACGCTGACGACGGTCGGTTACGGGGACGCCACCCCGGTCACGTTCTGGGGGCGGGTGGTCGCGGCGGGACTGATGACCGGCGGTCTCGCGCTGCTCGGGGCGGTGACGGGGTCGTTCTCGTCGTGGCTGATCCAGGTGTTCACCAGCGAGGACGAGAAACGGCCCCCGGAGCACGGGTAG
- a CDS encoding glycosyltransferase family 4 protein has protein sequence MKIGIVCPYSWDVPGGVQFHIRDLAEHLIRLGHEVSVLAPADDETPLPPYVVSAGRAVPVPYNGSVARLNFGFLSAARVRRWLHEGTFDVIHIHEPTSPSLGLLACWAAQGPIVATFHTSNPRSRAMIAAYPILQPALEKISARIAVSEYARRTLVEHLGGDAVVIPNGVDVGFFAKAEPKAEWQGQTLGFIGRIDEPRKGLPVLMKALPAILAARPEARLLVAGRGDEEEAVATLPEKLRERVEFLGMVSDEDKARLLRSVDVYVAPNTGGESFGIILVEALSAGAPVLASDLDAFAQVLDQGAAGDLFANEDAEALAGSAIRLLGDPERRKGLRERGEAHVRRFDWATVGADILAVYETVTDGAASVAADERLGLRARFGLARD, from the coding sequence GTGAAGATCGGCATCGTCTGCCCGTACTCCTGGGACGTACCGGGCGGCGTGCAGTTCCACATCCGGGACCTCGCCGAACATCTGATCCGGCTCGGCCACGAGGTCTCCGTGCTGGCCCCCGCCGACGACGAGACGCCGCTGCCTCCGTACGTGGTCTCGGCGGGCCGCGCCGTCCCGGTCCCGTACAACGGCTCCGTCGCCCGGCTGAACTTCGGCTTCCTGTCGGCGGCCCGGGTGCGGCGCTGGCTGCACGAGGGCACGTTCGACGTGATCCACATCCACGAGCCGACCTCCCCGTCGCTGGGGCTGCTGGCCTGCTGGGCGGCGCAGGGGCCGATCGTGGCCACCTTCCACACCTCCAACCCGCGTTCCCGGGCGATGATCGCGGCGTATCCGATCCTCCAGCCCGCGCTGGAGAAGATCAGCGCCCGGATCGCGGTCAGCGAGTACGCCCGGCGCACCCTCGTGGAGCACCTCGGCGGGGACGCCGTCGTCATCCCCAACGGTGTCGACGTCGGCTTCTTCGCCAAGGCCGAGCCGAAGGCCGAGTGGCAGGGCCAGACGCTCGGCTTCATCGGCCGCATCGACGAGCCCCGCAAGGGCCTGCCCGTCCTGATGAAGGCGCTGCCCGCGATCCTCGCCGCCCGCCCCGAGGCGCGGCTGCTGGTCGCCGGGCGCGGGGACGAGGAGGAGGCGGTGGCCACGCTGCCCGAGAAGCTGCGCGAGCGCGTCGAGTTCCTCGGCATGGTCAGCGACGAGGACAAGGCGCGGCTGCTGCGCAGCGTCGATGTGTACGTGGCCCCGAACACCGGCGGCGAGAGCTTCGGCATCATCCTGGTCGAGGCGTTGTCGGCCGGCGCACCGGTCCTCGCGAGCGATCTGGACGCCTTCGCGCAGGTGCTGGACCAGGGGGCGGCGGGCGACCTGTTCGCCAACGAGGACGCCGAGGCACTGGCCGGGTCCGCGATCCGGCTGCTGGGCGACCCGGAGCGCCGGAAGGGGCTGCGCGAGCGCGGCGAGGCCCACGTACGGCGCTTCGACTGGGCGACGGTGGGGGCCGACATCCTCGCGGTGTACGAGACGGTGACCGACGGGGCCGCGTCCGTCGCGGCGGACGAACGCCTCGGGCTGCGGGCCCGTTTCGGGCTCGCGCGGGACTGA
- a CDS encoding elongation factor G-like protein EF-G2 — MGDKAHAHPGAAGGAPAAGHPSAVRNVVLVGPSGSGKTTLVEALALTAGAVNRAGRVEDGATVSDYDEIEQRRRRSVQLSLVPVAWDGCRINLLDTPGYADFVGELRAGLRAADAALFVVSAAQEAQAVAATTRAAWEECALVGMPRAIVVTHLDTARTSFDDMTRICAENFGGEDPDAVLPLYLPVLGPEGADGHAPLTGLTGLLSRRILDHSSGERTELPPAPEQEEPLRAARDRLIEGIIAESEDESLMDRYLGGEDIDAATLIADLERAVARGSFHPVLTAAPAAEGARQGIGTVELLELITRGFPSPLERTPPAVTTPSGEPRPAPVCDPDGPLVAEVVKTSSDPYVGRVSLVRVFSGTLRPDDSVHLCGHGLDATGHAPRPCHEAEVRVGALTSPFGRRQNALDRCIAGDLACVARLGGAETGDTLSPAGDPVLIEPWSTPDPLLPLAVRAHGKADEDKLSQGLARLVAEDPTLRLEQNPDTGQVVLWCLGEAHQEVALERLRSRYGVQVDAEPHRVPLRETFAGRAAGRGRHVKQSGGHGQFAICAIEVEPLPAGSGIEFVDKVVGGAVPRQFIPSVEKGIRAQAAKGLAPGHPLVDVRVTLLDGKAHSVDSSDAAFQTAGALALREAAAESGTRLLEPVCEMSVLVPDDYVGPVMSDLSGRRGRVVGTEQSAGGRTLVRAEVPEIEVGRYAVDLRSLSHGTGRFDRAYARHEAMPPQVADRVRAEPADGSPGA, encoded by the coding sequence ATGGGCGACAAGGCACACGCACACCCCGGAGCCGCCGGAGGAGCACCGGCGGCCGGCCACCCCTCCGCCGTACGGAACGTGGTGCTGGTCGGCCCCAGCGGATCGGGCAAGACCACGCTGGTCGAGGCCCTGGCCCTGACGGCGGGGGCCGTGAACCGGGCCGGCCGGGTCGAGGACGGGGCGACCGTCTCCGACTACGACGAGATCGAGCAGCGCCGACGGCGTTCCGTACAGCTCTCGCTGGTCCCGGTGGCCTGGGACGGGTGCAGGATCAATCTGCTGGACACCCCGGGCTACGCGGACTTCGTCGGGGAGCTGCGGGCCGGTCTGCGCGCGGCGGACGCGGCCCTCTTCGTCGTCTCCGCGGCCCAGGAGGCCCAGGCCGTGGCGGCGACCACCCGGGCCGCCTGGGAGGAGTGCGCCCTCGTCGGCATGCCGCGCGCGATCGTCGTCACGCACCTGGACACCGCCCGCACCTCCTTCGACGACATGACCCGGATCTGCGCCGAGAACTTCGGGGGCGAGGACCCCGACGCCGTACTGCCGCTGTACCTGCCCGTGCTGGGCCCCGAGGGAGCCGACGGGCACGCCCCGCTGACCGGCCTCACCGGGCTGCTGAGCCGGCGGATCCTCGACCACTCCTCGGGTGAACGCACCGAGCTGCCGCCCGCGCCCGAGCAGGAGGAACCGCTGCGGGCGGCCCGGGACCGGCTGATCGAGGGGATCATCGCCGAGAGCGAGGACGAGTCCCTGATGGACCGCTACCTCGGCGGCGAGGACATCGACGCCGCGACCCTGATCGCCGATCTGGAACGGGCCGTCGCCCGGGGCTCCTTCCACCCCGTCCTCACGGCGGCCCCGGCGGCCGAGGGCGCCCGCCAAGGCATCGGCACCGTCGAACTGCTGGAGCTGATCACCCGCGGTTTCCCGTCCCCGCTGGAGCGCACCCCGCCCGCCGTCACCACCCCCTCGGGCGAGCCGCGGCCCGCACCGGTCTGCGACCCCGACGGCCCGCTGGTCGCCGAGGTCGTCAAGACGTCCTCCGATCCGTACGTGGGCCGCGTCTCGCTGGTCCGCGTCTTCTCCGGCACCCTGCGCCCCGACGACTCCGTGCACCTGTGCGGCCACGGCCTGGACGCCACGGGGCACGCACCGCGCCCGTGCCACGAGGCGGAGGTCCGCGTCGGGGCGCTCACCTCTCCGTTCGGCCGCCGGCAGAACGCGCTGGACCGGTGCATCGCGGGCGACCTGGCGTGCGTGGCCCGGCTCGGCGGGGCGGAGACCGGCGACACGCTCTCCCCGGCCGGCGACCCGGTCCTGATCGAGCCCTGGTCGACGCCGGACCCGCTGCTTCCGCTGGCCGTACGGGCACACGGCAAGGCCGACGAGGACAAGCTCTCGCAAGGCCTGGCCCGGCTGGTCGCCGAGGACCCCACGCTGCGCCTCGAACAGAACCCGGACACCGGCCAGGTCGTCCTGTGGTGCCTGGGCGAGGCCCACCAGGAAGTGGCCCTGGAGCGGCTGCGCAGCCGGTACGGCGTCCAGGTCGACGCGGAGCCGCACCGGGTGCCGCTGCGCGAGACGTTCGCCGGGCGGGCCGCCGGGCGCGGACGGCACGTCAAACAGTCCGGCGGGCACGGCCAGTTCGCGATCTGCGCGATCGAGGTGGAACCGCTGCCTGCGGGCTCCGGCATCGAGTTCGTCGACAAGGTCGTCGGCGGTGCGGTGCCGCGTCAGTTCATCCCCTCGGTGGAGAAGGGCATCCGGGCCCAGGCCGCCAAGGGGCTGGCCCCCGGGCACCCGCTGGTCGACGTACGGGTCACGCTGCTGGACGGGAAGGCGCATTCGGTGGACTCCTCGGACGCCGCGTTCCAGACCGCCGGGGCGCTGGCGCTGCGCGAGGCCGCGGCCGAATCCGGCACCCGGCTCCTGGAACCGGTGTGCGAGATGAGCGTCCTGGTCCCCGACGACTACGTGGGCCCGGTGATGAGCGACCTGTCGGGGCGGCGGGGCCGGGTCGTCGGCACGGAGCAGAGCGCCGGCGGGCGCACCCTCGTACGGGCGGAAGTGCCGGAGATCGAGGTCGGCCGCTACGCGGTGGACCTGCGCTCCCTGTCGCACGGCACCGGCCGCTTCGACCGCGCGTACGCCCGGCACGAGGCGATGCCGCCCCAGGTCGCCGACCGGGTCCGCGCGGAGCCGGCCGACGGGTCCCCCGGCGCGTGA
- a CDS encoding YebC/PmpR family DNA-binding transcriptional regulator has product MSGHSKWATTKHKKAVIDAKRGKLFAKLIKNIEVAARSGGVDPDGNPTLVDAIQKAKKSSVPNKNIDSAVKRGGGLEAGGTDYETIMYEGYGPNGVAVLIECLTDNRNRAASDVRVAMTRNGGSMADPGSVSYLFNRKGVVIVPKGELTEDDVLGAVLDAGAEEVNDLGETFEVVSEATDMVAVRTALQEAGIDYDSAEANFLPTMQVELDEEGARKIFKLIDALEDSDDVQNVFANFDVSDEVMEKVDA; this is encoded by the coding sequence ATGTCCGGCCACTCTAAATGGGCTACGACGAAGCACAAGAAGGCCGTGATTGACGCCAAGCGCGGCAAGCTCTTCGCGAAGCTGATCAAGAACATCGAGGTCGCGGCCCGCTCCGGCGGTGTCGACCCCGACGGCAACCCGACGCTCGTCGATGCCATCCAGAAGGCGAAGAAGAGTTCCGTTCCGAACAAGAACATCGATTCCGCCGTCAAGCGCGGCGGCGGTCTCGAAGCGGGCGGTACCGACTACGAGACGATCATGTACGAGGGTTACGGCCCCAACGGTGTCGCGGTGCTCATCGAGTGCCTCACCGACAACCGCAACCGTGCCGCGTCCGACGTACGTGTCGCGATGACCCGGAACGGCGGCTCGATGGCCGACCCCGGCTCCGTCTCGTACCTGTTCAACCGCAAGGGCGTCGTGATCGTGCCCAAGGGCGAGCTGACCGAGGACGACGTCCTCGGCGCGGTCCTCGACGCGGGCGCCGAGGAGGTCAACGACCTCGGCGAGACCTTCGAGGTGGTCAGCGAGGCCACCGACATGGTCGCGGTGCGCACCGCCCTCCAGGAGGCGGGCATCGACTACGACTCCGCCGAGGCCAACTTCCTGCCCACCATGCAGGTCGAGCTGGACGAAGAGGGCGCCCGCAAGATCTTCAAGCTCATCGACGCGCTGGAGGACAGCGACGACGTGCAGAACGTCTTCGCCAACTTCGACGTGTCCGACGAGGTCATGGAGAAGGTCGACGCCTGA